DNA sequence from the Antedon mediterranea chromosome 7, ecAntMedi1.1, whole genome shotgun sequence genome:
CACCCTGCAACTAACGCTCACTTAATTTAAAGATACCAGcatattatcaatatatttgttaatttcattaTATATTGTTCACTATAGTGACCACATACCTTTTTATAAATAACACAAAAATCCCTGAACAAATCTGTTTATATTAGTTAATCCAAATATCCTTacacttaatatataaataattaagtatttatataatattaatgaattattattattatttattcctatattaataaaattgttaatgtattacccatggaggtatacaaaatgtataactTCCATCGTATTACCTGTTACTATAGTgcagaatgaaaaaaaaaagtgtgagaAATACACGTTATTTTTACAAAGCATTTTTGAATACAGTAGACACTTATCATGCCATTTCCAGATGTTCTGAATGTTTAAAATGTACACAGAAAAAAACATCATGGGCAGGGTGTGATCTcaccataaagctctgtctacactatcaaactttatgtgacaaaaaaaaatgtgatgtgcccataaatggacatgatgatatcatatcagtaccatattttggcacatcacacttgttttgtcaatctagtttgatagtttagttTGCCTCGTTAGACAAATTCACAATTCAATTCACTAAATACACCACCCAATCATtctatttttaatcaaatattaaagtttggtcttttaatattgtttatgtattttgtttcatatGTCTATTCATATTTTTCtctcaatttgttttttaataaaactGGTAAAATAGATAATATTGCAAAGAACGCTAGTACAAGTATTGATGTCCATGAAACTGCTTCGCCGTAATATGTCAACTGGTAGAGGGTTGTTCCAGCTTGAATCGCAACAAACGAGGGCGGTGCAACTCCTAAAAAACAAGACATAGtcaaataattgataataaaaaataaaagaaaaattgctaaaaatataaatctataACAAACTGGTGAGGTGATATTAATGAACCAATTTGATAAACTTAACACATACCTAAAAAAGTTCCTATGAAGAATGGTGTAAGAGACACCTTTAGAACTGGTGAGGTGATATTGATAAACCAATTTGGTAGGAATGGTGTTATCCTCAAAAAGATGATGTAGTTCAGTATATCATCTTTATGTTTCTCAACCTGCAAAAAAAGTAATTGTTCAAAAATAAAGTGAATTTTATTCATGCTAATTATATTTGTGGCAAAAACTAATTCAGATTCAAGTTTTATAATAGGAAATCCCATATGTGTAGTTCACTCAgcttatattaaaatataattgttaaatttaaacatacagCAAATTTCAATTTGTAATACTTACAGTACTTGCCCATTTATCCACCCTATCGGGAATGTATTTTCTGACCAGTCGAACCCCAACAAGATCcgataacaaataacaaaaagatGCACCTAATGAAGAACACTGTCAATCAaacaaatgattaaaaaaatatatgcaatATTGTTTTAACCAAATTTTTTTAGTAcacttaattatttttcttacaGCACCTAAAATGAATTGATTAttgataatgtttattattaacttaCCAAACAGACAAGGAATAGTGCAATTGGAAAGTAGAAAAGAAATCCTGACaaaatacttaaaaatataGAACCAGGAATTGCGAATGTTTGAAGGCTAGAAAAAAGTtaagaaaaagaaaatctgCTGCGATAGTAGAGGACATAACCCTTGCAACATCTACAAAAGCTCCTTATAATATGTTGTATCTTTCCTAGCCTCACATTTCAAAAAGTCAAGAAcacagaaaaacaaattaaaatgttttaaatgtctGTAAACTGTCATATCTCTTTGACAGGAGAACAGCTCACATCTTAAATTTGCAAAGCGAATATCCAAGACTGGCCATTCTGCTGATCTATTATCTTTAACGAGGTTTGAGAGTCACAGGAGATTGCTCCCTAATAGGAACCAAGTATCACAGGAGATTGCTCCCTATAGGAACCAAGTATCACAATTACCATCTGGAACTGCCAGCTTTAGCAACAGCCCAATCCCCTACTTCATCCGCCTGATcccattgtatttttttaaatttttcatctttttatgtattttatatatttgtgtgttttttataTAAGAGGTTAcacaaaatttgaataaaagtaTATGATAACATGGTGAACATTGGCTACATATTTTGAGTGTAAAATCAGGTATTAAAAAGGGTAACTCTGTCTGAAGTTAGTTTGAGTCTAGATGCCAATCATCGCTGTTTGTAATAACACTGCCTTTCAATAAAACATATTCAGAAACTGAAACAAAAAGGATACAATACGTAAGTGGTAAAGAAGCCAGCAGTGACGGCAAATAGATTGTTCTCTCTGTAACGAGATAAAACACGACCCAAATCCTTCGCATCATCAAGACTCTTGGGtaatttaatatattgataCTCATCtctgaaattaaaaaaagatcaTCAAAATACAAAACTGTTAAATTGATAGTCACATCAGTTTAAACACAGTATAACtgtaataatagttaatagTATAACTATAACTTGTTATTGATACTTATAACTTATCATAgacaataacatacagtatgtcatattatttatatCACATATAAACAAAACAGGAAAAAGACGACTTACGGTTCTATTTCTGGAAAATTGTAATAAACTAACGCCATCATTATTGTAGAAGAAGCAAATATAAGTGCAAGAAGAATAAAAGATTTTCTTGTTGAACGCATTTCTTTTTTCTCGTCTTCTATTTTACAAAaaagataaatttaaaaatacatatagtGTACATGGATACaatttatttgaatacattttatgtaaattaatataatatgtttacTCCTGCAATATGTAAAAAAGTaaggtaaattaataaaatattattcattacATTTAGTTACTCGGAAATCAACTACGTCGTACGATTAATAATGATTAAGAGTAAATTGAAACGCGATGCTTGCCAtgaattttttcttttaaacaacAATTACAAACCTAGCTataagtataatattaataatatatatttttttaacaaccCATAAAAAAATGTCTAGGCCTGGGCCTATCACATCATCTTCTACTTACTAGACTACAACAACCACACAACAAAGCCTGAGTAAGGCGGCCTCTAGTAGTATTATTACATAACATGGTCTCATCatttagtaatagtattagtaggcctaggcctagcctttatGACTTGGTGGTCATTTTGttcttaaaaaaaacatgttatagttaccattttcatttaaatttcgTATACTTTCTCTTGCTTGTGGTCTCTGTACAACATCCGGAGTActcattttcaatattaataaaataacaatacacttttttgtttaaaaaaacacaaaacgtTCACTTTTTTAGAGACCGCCACCAGCAGAAAGCAATCGACCGGAACGAAATGAAgacatttttacaataaaaaatagaggGGGCTATAATAGGCTCAATGTTCTTTGTTTTTTCGCGGGTCAAACGCGTTTGATAGCTAACACGTACGTTCACATACAAAATGTAATAGATCAATAATCATTACCAACGCGtcaacaaatgtaaaataacgCAGATATAAAGGTTTCTGCAAGAAGACCGTTGTCaagaaaattataatttgtaaataataacattGAAATTGAACTCTTTCTGACCAATTCCTAAAACTCAAAATGTCAAAAACCATGAAGTTCGCTACAGATATGGAAAAGTCTGTTCTTATGAATAATTTTGAGAAACGCAAATGGATTCAAGTTTCGCCAGATGAGGACTGGAATTTTTATTGGTAAGTTGGAACTTGGGAAGGCCAGGAGGAAGGCCCGTTCGTCGGTCGGGGCCCCGTCGACCCTCCTGCCTCCTCTCTCTCTGTAGTGTTGGGTCCTGCTAGCATTGGGCAAACTAGCTaaaatctaggcctagctaatttgtattttgtgtttttttaattcttaGATCCATTTAGcgttaggcctactactactaatacggtagtataggcctagccctaggcctattaattattattaattattgatattaataaataaaattagaaaaaaaaatactactaggcctagtgcTGCCAAACAGAGTCTCACGCTACCCTATCCAGTTTGCTCATTTGCATGTACCGTAGGTccgtaaatataatttttttttttcatattttactttttagggCAGGTGTACAGGCGACAAGAAACATCTATAATGTTGAAAGTGGATACAGACTACAAGACGATCAGTAAGATAAGGCTTTCGCAACGATCAGCTTGTTGTCATCTAATTTTAGTATGCGCTCTATTGGAATGGTTGACAGccaaacaaagttataatgagTGCATTGTGTCGTAATCAAATATGCTTATCAATatgctatatttattttttatagattaATTTGTCATTTTCCAAATCATTATGAGTTGACTCGAAAGGACTTAATGGTAAAGAACATCAAACGCTATCGTAAGGACTTGGAGAAAGAAGGCAGCCCATTGGCTGAAAAGGATGAAACTGGAAAATATATACACTTAGGTACTTTACCTGTTACTGTAGCTTGAGAAGTCAGCTATGCCTTACTTTATTTATAACTTGTATTACATTGTCTATCCTCAAGTATATTAGGTTAAACCCGGAGTGAAAAATATGAAACACTGTATtgcaaagtttaaaaaaaaattatcttaataattatcttttcaCAGATTTTATCCCGGTGACATTTTTACTGCCAGCAGACTATAACCTCTTTGTTGAGGAGTTTAGAAAAAACCCATCTAGTACCTGGATAATGAAGCCTACAGGAAAAGGTCACTAAGAAATATttctgtatatatttaaacacattaagATACGAATATAGATACACAtgttagtaggcctaatctGTTATGGTACATAATGTtggtatgttttatttgttgCAGCAAGAGGGATTGGAATTTTTTTAATCAACCGACTTTCACAACTCAAGAAATGGTCAAGAGACAGCAAAACATCTTCGTAGGTCAACTTGTTATTATATACcagtggccaaatatggtagtgatgtgccaaaatatggtagtgatgtgcccaaatatagtagtgatgtgcccaaatatggtagtgatatgcccaaatataataggatatcatatatgggcacatcacatttttttgtcacataaagtttgatagcatAGACAGAGCTAGATGTGtagtttatacagtaattaagcGTAATAAATATCTGCTCTTGCTTGCGAATCAATATGCATCCGAATAGCTTTGATGAACACCTGGTGACCAAGAGATAGCTGTATAATGCAGATCCAgaatttataaaagaaaaaataaagagTTATATCTTgccatttattttattcaggtTCCAGGCCCCAGCTGCTAAAGACAATTATGTGATTGGACGATACATTGACAACCCTCTTCTGATTGGTGGAAAGAAATTTGACCTGAGGATTTATATCTTGGTGACCTCTTATAGGCCTCTCAAATGCTATGTGTATGTTTTTCTTTCTATCATTCTTAGTTTGGAGTAAAGTTGTAAGACATACATTATTATCTCCAAATAAGAAATTACAGTAGCTTGCAAAACAACAAGGAAAgcatatacaaacaaaaaagatCAGACCATCCCACAAGTTACCTTTTATGATCTTCATTTAAGAAAACAATACCCTTAAAACAATACCCTTAAAACAATACCCTTAAAACAATACCCTTAAAACAATACCCTTAAAACAATACCCTTAAAACAATACCCTTAACTACAAAAGAATCACGGCATCTGTTGGTGGTATGTCAGGATTTGTTCTCATGACACCAAAAAAAACCCAActcactcccaaagacttggttaagactttgtttatatatatatatatgtttgcCTTGTAAATATGATaattatccttggcaattttaCCTAGGATTTTTAATATTGCGATACAGTTCTCCTCATTGATACTTTTCTTGGTTTCAGATACAAGCTAGGGTTTTGTCGGTTCTGTACCGTTAAATACAGTGCCAACGTCAATGAGCTAGACAACATGTTTGTACATTTAACCAACGTCTCAATTCAGAAATTTGGGGTAAGAAAATGACTTTGAACCTGTAGGTTCTGGGTTTGAGTGTATGTAGCATGCATTATAGTAGGAGAAGGAGTCAATTTTGAaaccatttaatttttaatttaatttgctaCTTTACATaggacattttaaaataaattgtctaCTTTGTTTAAAGGAGGAATATAATTCCCAACACGGAGGTAAATGGACAGTTGAAAACTTGCGACTCTTTCTTGAAGGAACGAGGGGTAAAGAGGTAAAATGTGttattcataaataatattattcaattcaagTTCACACTTATTTAGCAATTACAGTTAACGTTCCCAATATCGGACACCTTTGGGTTGGCCTAATATGTCTagttttccggaaagtctggtattcagaatgtgtttctAATGGTAAAAACGAATTTGGGATattttggacctcaagaaaagtctggtattcggagaCTTTTCTGTTTTCAGAGAGCCTAGTATTAGGAGAGACAACTGTATATGAATATTAgagtattttgtttaatattactgtaattgTTGTATGTGTTGCCTAGGTTACAGATAAACTTTTTGATGAAATCAATTGGTGCACAGTACATTCATTGAAAGCTGTTGCTGTAAGTAAAACATAATGTTCAATACATTCATTGAATGACTTATGTAAGACCTCAACATGAGCATTCTGTAATTGTATATACAGTTAACAAAATGATTCATGAATCTACATTATTTTTACCAAATACATTTCAATAAATGAAATTTATGCAATTTCATGAATTTGTTACGAAAAATTGAGAAGTCTATTCACTTATTTTAAGGGTGTTATGGCGAATGATAGGCATTGCTTTGAATGTTATGGATATGATTACTTAGTAGATGACAACTTGAAAGCCTGGCTGGTGGAGGTAAATTTATCTTAAAATTTagctattatttatatttgattaataCAACATAccataaaaaaaaggaaaaagtcATAAGTTACAActctggcactaggtcaggattgaaccatggaccttgggattggaaggtaAGCATATTAACCACCAatctacagctccactactttTTAAAGCTGCCTAAGCAGTTGTCTAGTACTAGTAGATAGGTAAACAATTCCAAAGGAAGACAGAGGTgtaaaaaaagaacaataaatcatcatatttatttatttagtaaatatTTATGAAGTGTATATTACATGTTTTCATTTCATTGGCTCACactataataacattttgttaatttcatttttttaggtCAATGCATCTCCATCGTTGACCTCCACGACCCAAAATGATCGCATTATGAAATATAACTTGATTAGCGACACAATTGATATTGTAATGCCCAACGGAGATGTCCCAGAGTAAGTGCATTGTTGTTTTTTCATATACTGTAGCTTTTATTGTCCACATGTTATAATTCCATCTCATTATTAAAAGTTTGTGTTCATGACACaataacaactttttttttcaccTTCCCttctaaatttaaaactaaaaaaacttTCTTTTTTGGTATTATTTTTCAGCATGCGATGGAATAAAGTACCACCAAAGGATGTATATGGTAACTATGAACTCTTGTAAGTGTTTGCAATCAGTCAAGTTTTCGTAGATACTTACCAATTTAAGAGAGTGAAATGTttgagcggttaaggcaggggcggcGTTTATCATACCTAAAAAGCCAACAATATCGGTATGGGTACGAAGCTGACACGATCCTAGtactggtggtggaacaagtcttctcaaaTAAGGACTCTAAACCGTAGATCCAGTGTACATAGTTTGtccgtgtgcactttaaagaacccattTCATCATTCAAGACTAGTAGACAAAATAgccccctgtatcagggggattaccacctattaatttactattggtaatccttggccacatgtgcctaaagacaaaaaaataattCCATGATACTGGGTTCAAATCACCTTAAAAAAAGATCCGTCCTCGACTGTGTGCCttgggaaaaaaaaaattaaatatcccAATGATTTTATTGCTTGACATAGGTATGATGAAGAGTTAGCTCAATCAGATGTATTGGATAGAGAAGCAAGGAGTCGTCTGGGAATGACTGGAATCGGAGGTCAAAAGTTCAAATCAAGGTCAACGACCTGGAAGTGATGACGAAAATGTGTTTTGCTAAAAAATATAGTTGAATTACTGAACACAAAACTGAAAAGAACTGAAGTCAACTGAAAAGAACTGGTTGACATAAGCTCTTGAAGTAAGTGAACGCAATTGACATCAATGGAACGCAACTTATATTTCACTTGGAATAACTAGGccagttattttcattttatagtgGAAATAAAACAAGTAGTTCCTTTTAATTGCACCCAGTTACTTTAATCTTACTActaatgtttttgtattgtactgtaaataGTAATTCTATAATATATTCTATATATAAAGTAagttgttaattattattaaacaaaatttgtacTAAAATCGAAAGTGGTTTCATATTTTTGTGTGTACATTTATGAATTTTGTAAAGATAAACTTATTCAAATATATCTTTCACTTTAAGGATTAAAGATTTTAAGTACCTTTTCCTTGACCCTTTAATtcctaaggctctgtctacactatgaaacttcatgtgacaaaaaatgtgatgtgctcaaatatggtagtgattgcACAAacatagtagtgatatgacaacatcacatttttttgacacaaagtttcatagtgtagacagagcctaggATCCTTATAGAAATAGAGATACTGTATTTTCGTAATATTCTTTTAACAAAGTTGAATGACTAGGTTTACCTTACTTAACCTTTTGTAACACATTGTACTTTTCCCCCAATCACATGTCCACAAATAATTGCTTAAAACCACAATGTTTGTTGATGTGACCTTGCCTGTTTCACGATCAGATTTGGTATGTTAATATGCCAGTATCTTCAACTGTAATACGATTTTAAACGGAATATGCTTCATATACACAACTTATTATAGTCACAGGGGTATGAATTGGCAAAAAGGTATGGGCTGGGATTACACTCAGATTGCAATCAAGTCTTGAGGCCAAATTTAGGGAATGGGACAATACTTGAACATGGGATTATTTTCGGTCATACTGCAACTATAAAGTCTATAGAGTCCATCAATCgagatttgtttattattatattcaagcATATTGGATCATAATGGTATAAcattatatgtactgtaatgcCTTATTTTAGTTTCAACCCGAGTTGCTATAAATCTTACACACTGTATGATAGTAATTCTAACATTGTTAAAACTTTTAACCGgaattataaatactgtacgaatattattattttacttccAGGAGATATTAACTGTAAATCCTGGAGATTTCGCGCCAGGGAAATCCTGGAGATTCCAGGGAAATCCTGAATTTTGGAATAAATAATTAGATGCTAACCTCAAAATGTAAGGTCTCACGATGGTACAGTATGAGTTTCTGGAATGATGTGGGTGTAGTTGGTGGAATGATTCTCTCAACTATTCCAGAATTGACATATCAGAGCTATTTTTTTCAAAACCCTGTATctcaacaaaatataattttacacggcttaaagatgtattgtccccctaaaaaaaataattcttaacaacgtttttgttgaatatgccattttaatgtaacataatagttatccactttgaccaaaaaatggattgaaaaaaaatgtatttacctgaaaaaactgtaatttatagCAAAAAAAACGGTCAAAGGTTCAATTTAACCATTTACTTTGTCATtgtataagtgaaaacattattttttttctactgaagtggattaactttattgaaactacaaaataacattaaaagtctgatttaattaatcttcatgtttttgggggacaatacatctttaaagttgaTCTGGCTTTGTAAATAACATAAGAAACTGTTGACATAATCTTGTTGACattcattatactgtataatataccTCTTTTATTGATCTCTACTCAAGTCGGGGTGAAATTTCTTTACGTCTGGTTGATTTCTACAATAGCTTTAAGAATGTGTCTTGCTATACATTAAACtgtctttttaaataataatgaattgtgaaaaaaaaaacctgttgtTGCTGATGAAATATCTGACTCATGTTGGAAATTCCTGATTTCTTGGTAATGttgacagtaggcctatagtctATCATACTTAATTGACACAC
Encoded proteins:
- the LOC140053955 gene encoding transmembrane protein 41B-like; translation: MSTPDVVQRPQARESIRNLNENEDEKKEMRSTRKSFILLALIFASSTIMMALVYYNFPEIEPDEYQYIKLPKSLDDAKDLGRVLSRYRENNLFAVTAGFFTTYVFLQTFAIPGSIFLSILSGFLFYFPIALFLVCLCSSLGASFCYLLSDLVGVRLVRKYIPDRVDKWASTVEKHKDDILNYIIFLRITPFLPNWFINITSPVLKVSLTPFFIGTFLGVAPPSFVAIQAGTTLYQLTYYGEAVSWTSILVLAFFAILSILPVLLKNKLREKYE
- the LOC140053997 gene encoding polyglutamylase complex subunit TTLL1-like, which codes for MSKTMKFATDMEKSVLMNNFEKRKWIQVSPDEDWNFYWAGVQATRNIYNVESGYRLQDDQLICHFPNHYELTRKDLMVKNIKRYRKDLEKEGSPLAEKDETGKYIHLDFIPVTFLLPADYNLFVEEFRKNPSSTWIMKPTGKARGIGIFLINRLSQLKKWSRDSKTSSFQAPAAKDNYVIGRYIDNPLLIGGKKFDLRIYILVTSYRPLKCYVYKLGFCRFCTVKYSANVNELDNMFVHLTNVSIQKFGEEYNSQHGGKWTVENLRLFLEGTRGKEVTDKLFDEINWCTVHSLKAVAGVMANDRHCFECYGYDYLVDDNLKAWLVEVNASPSLTSTTQNDRIMKYNLISDTIDIVMPNGDVPDMRWNKVPPKDVYGNYELLYDEELAQSDVLDREARSRLGMTGIGGQKFKSRSTTWK